GTGCGTCTGCTGCTGGCGCCGTTGGAAGAAGGCCTTGGCCGGCTTACAACGGATAGTCATCGCCTCGTGGATCGACATCTTCCGTCCACCTTCCATGCCCAGCAGTTCAGGCTCGCCATTGACGCGTGTGCCGAACGTCGGGTCGATGATGGTCCAACATGGCGCACGCTACGATGCCTGGCGGCAGACTATCGATATTAACAAACGCGTCAAGCGTAATAATGCCAGCGCCATCAAGTGTCCGCAGTGGGTCGTTTGCAGACCGCCCGCTCTTACCCACGATATAACTGCCTTCTCAGCATTGATGCCGTCCGTAGAGTTTTCGAGCAGAGCTAGCCCAGCCGCCGCGGTGAATAGAGCTCCGCGTCGAGCGCCTCGGTCATCTCATCACGCGGCAGGCCCAACAGGAGTTGCGCTCCAAGACGCGCGGCCGCGGGGGCGGTCTGGATGCCGAACCCGCCTTGTCCGGCGAACCAGAAGAACCCGTCCCGCGCCCCGTCAAAGCCATAGACCGGCATGCGATCGGGAGCGAAGCTCCGCAGCCCCGCCCACTTGCGTTCCACCGCCGCAACCCGCCAATCGACCACTCCTTCGAACCGATCGATCGCAATGGCCACGTCGAGTTCTTCAGGCGCTACGTCGGACGCCGGATTGGGCGTCTCATCATGCGGGCTGAGCCACAGCCGGCCATGCTCCGGCTTGAAGTAGAACTGCCCGGAGATGTCGAGCACCAGCGGCAAATCCGTTGGCGGCGGCGGATCGGTGCGGAGCTGGATTACCGTGCGGCGGAACGGGGTAATGCCCAAGGCTCGCGCGCCTGCCAGTCCCGCGACCCGATCAGCCCAGGCGCCCGCTGCGTTCACCAGCACCTTCGCATGAGCTTCGCCGCTTCGCCCGAAGGAGAGCCGCCAACCATCGCCTTCGCGCTCGGCACTCTCCAGCGCACAGGATGTTCGCAACTCAGCTCCGGCTTTCCGGGCGAGAGCTAGGTAGTGCTGGTGCAACCCTGCGACATCGATGTCAGCGCATGCAGGCTCGGATACGGCGAACGTCCATTCCGGCCGCAATCCAGCCATCCGTTCTTCCAGCGACGAACGGCCGAGCTTCTCGATGTGGACTCCCGTTCCTCCAAATCGCTCCATGAACGCGTCGATCGCCGGTTCATCTTCAGCGCGTCCAAGATAGAGCGCGCCCCTTGGCGAGAGCATGTCGTGCTGGCGCAAGTACTTGCCGGACGCCAGCGTCAGGGGGACAACCCCGGGGCCGCCATAACACTCTTCCCAGAACGCAGCGGAGCGGCCGGTCGCATGATAGCCCGGCATGGTCTCTGCTTCAGCCACCAGCACTTTGGCATGGGGCGCGAGCTCGGCGGCAATGCTTGCTCCGGCCATTCCCGCACCGATCACGGCAATATCGAAACTGGTATTCACGTCGTTGAAACTTCCTCGAGAAAGGCGTCGATCCCGGCGAGAGCCCGCTGGCGGACGGGGTCGGCCTCGCGAAGGATTTCATGCCTCGCCTCGGGTCCGAACCACAGAGTCTGGGCTCGAGGCAGTCGTGTCGCCGCATGGTGGATCGCGCGCGATCCGACAAGCCGATCCGCGCGCGTCGCGACAATGTAGACGGGCGTGTCCACGGCTTCGAGAGTGCCTGGACGGTTCAACTGCCTGATCGATGCGAGTGAACTGGCGACCCATCCCCAGCTACCGGTACCCATGACCAGCTCGGGCCGCTCTTGCCGCCACCATAGCTCGTCGGCGTAACGTTCATCGTGATGCGTCAGAAGGGCCTGTCGGCCTGCGGGCACTGCCCCCGGAACCTCGCTCCATTTCCAGGCCGGCCGACGCGGGTCCCCGAGCGATGCCATGAAACGAGCGAAGGCGTGCTTGAACGCCGGGGGCAATGCCTCGGGCGAAACGTCGAGCATTGGAGCGACCAGGACCAGGGCATCGGGGGCAGGAGCCAGCGCTCTTTCGGCGACGACCCGCAGCGCGAGATGGCCGCCCATCGAATGGCCAATGAGCACCAACGGGCCTTTCCTGTCCTGCGACCACTCTTTCCAGAAGGCCGACAAGTCGGCGGTCCACTCCGTGAACTCACCTATATGTCCGGTGACCTCGTCTAGTCCAAAGCGGCCCGACCCGGCCTGACCGCGCCAATCAGCGGCGGTCACGCCCCAACCCTGGCCATGCCAGTGATCAAGCACCTCGAGGTACTTTTCATATGCGTCACCGCGACCTGGCATGAACAACAGCGATCCACGCGCCGTTGACGGCTGCGGCCAGTCGATCCGGCGAATCAGATGTCCATCCGGCGCTGACCAACGGCTTTCGATTGTG
Above is a genomic segment from Altererythrobacter sp. Root672 containing:
- a CDS encoding NAD(P)/FAD-dependent oxidoreductase, with translation MNTSFDIAVIGAGMAGASIAAELAPHAKVLVAEAETMPGYHATGRSAAFWEECYGGPGVVPLTLASGKYLRQHDMLSPRGALYLGRAEDEPAIDAFMERFGGTGVHIEKLGRSSLEERMAGLRPEWTFAVSEPACADIDVAGLHQHYLALARKAGAELRTSCALESAEREGDGWRLSFGRSGEAHAKVLVNAAGAWADRVAGLAGARALGITPFRRTVIQLRTDPPPPTDLPLVLDISGQFYFKPEHGRLWLSPHDETPNPASDVAPEELDVAIAIDRFEGVVDWRVAAVERKWAGLRSFAPDRMPVYGFDGARDGFFWFAGQGGFGIQTAPAAARLGAQLLLGLPRDEMTEALDAELYSPRRLG
- a CDS encoding alpha/beta hydrolase, yielding MRLSGASADDLLKSNHWREAGVSQVTNLTAKVFNRRAIPSGTIESRWSAPDGHLIRRIDWPQPSTARGSLLFMPGRGDAYEKYLEVLDHWHGQGWGVTAADWRGQAGSGRFGLDEVTGHIGEFTEWTADLSAFWKEWSQDRKGPLVLIGHSMGGHLALRVVAERALAPAPDALVLVAPMLDVSPEALPPAFKHAFARFMASLGDPRRPAWKWSEVPGAVPAGRQALLTHHDERYADELWWRQERPELVMGTGSWGWVASSLASIRQLNRPGTLEAVDTPVYIVATRADRLVGSRAIHHAATRLPRAQTLWFGPEARHEILREADPVRQRALAGIDAFLEEVSTT